The Diospyros lotus cultivar Yz01 chromosome 15, ASM1463336v1, whole genome shotgun sequence genome has a window encoding:
- the LOC127791459 gene encoding tyrosine decarboxylase 1-like: protein MGSLPSDIISPLDPDNFLYESSQVLQFIADYYRDVEKFPVQSQVQPGYLRSLSPKAAPLFPEQLEAILADVQSNILPGLTHWQSPNFFAYFQANASTAAFLGEMLCTGLNVVGFNWITSPAATELENIVVDWVGKMLNLPQTFLFSGTGGGVLYGSTCEALVCTLAAARDMALKEMGANGITELVVYSSDQTHFSLQKAAKLVGILPNNIRMIPTSRSTSFALEPSKVRSAMEKDSARGLAPLFLCATIGTTSSGAVDPLKELGQVAQDFNVWLHVDAAYAGSACICPEFRQYLDGVELADSLSINPHKWLLTNMDCCCLWLQNPTTLIDSLGASPEYLKNKASESNHVVDYKDWQIALSRRFRALKLWVLIRRYGVANLRDHVRSDVKLAKLFEAFVRADKRFEVAVPRRFALVCFRLVNGGESEKEEEKEDGDEKGSRLSRKLLEMVNSSGRAYMSHAVVGGKFLIRCAIGGTLTEERHVVGLWELIQEKAALLLENAFIPKKINIVS, encoded by the exons ATGGGTAGCTTGCCATCAGACATAATTAGCCCATTGGACCCCGATAATTTTCTTTATGAATCATCCCAAGTCCTCCAATTCATCGCCGATTACTACAGAGACGTCGAAAAATTCCCCGTCCAAAGCCAAGTCCAGCCCGGCTATCTCAGAAGCCTCTCTCCAAAAGCCGCCCCTCTCTTTCCGGAGCAGCTGGAAGCCATTTTGGCCGACGTCCAAAGCAACATATTGCCGGGCCTTACTCACTGGCAGAGCCCCAACTTCTTCGCTTACTTCCAGGCCAATGCCAGCACCGCCGCCTTCCTCGGAGAGATGCTTTGCACCGGCCTCAACGTTGTCGGCTTCAACTGGATCACTTCCCCGGCCGCCACCGAGCTTGAGAACATCGTCGTGGATTGGGTAGGCAAAATGCTCAATCTGCCACAGACGTTTCTCTTCTCCGGCACCGGTGGCGGCGTGTTGTACGGCAGTACATGCGAGGCCCTGGTCTGCACTTTGGCGGCTGCGAGAGATATGGCTTTGAAAGAAATGGGTGCCAATGGGATCACCGAATTGGTGGTCTATTCCTCGGATCAAACGCATTTCAGCCTCCAGAAGGCGGCTAAACTTGTCGGAATTCTTCCCAACAACATCCGTATGATCCCGACGTCGCGGTCTACAAGCTTCGCGCTGGAACCGAGCAAGGTCCGGTCGGCGATGGAGAAGGATTCTGCGCGTGGGTTGGCGCCGTTGTTCCTCTGCGCCACCATTGGAACCACATCATCTGGGGCAGTGGATCCGTTGAAGGAACTCGGCCAG GTAGCACAAGATTTTAATGTCTGGCTGCACGTCGACGCCGCCTACGCTGGCAGTGCCTGTATTTGCCCGGAGTTCAGGCAATATCTGGACGGCGTGGAGCTCGCAGACTCTCTAAGCATCAACCCCCACAAATGGCTGCTCACGAACATGGATTGCTGCTGCTTATGGCTGCAAAATCCAACCACATTGATAGACTCCTTGGGAGCAAGTCCCGAGTATTTGAAGAACAAAGCTAGCGAATCGAACCATGTCGTCGACTACAAAGACTGGCAAATTGCACTAAGCCGGAGATTTCGAGCCCTAAAGCTCTGGGTATTGATAAGAAG ATACGGGGTGGCCAACCTAAGGGATCATGTAAGAAGCGACGTGAAGCTGGCGAAGCTTTTCGAGGCGTTCGTGAGGGCGGATAAGAGGTTTGAGGTAGCTGTTCCGAGGAGGTTTGCTCTGGTTTGCTTTCGACTCGTCAATGGCGGCgaaagtgaaaaagaagaagaaaaagaagatggtGATGAAAAAGGGTCGAGATTGAGCAGAAAGCTGCTAGAAATGGTGAATTCTAGCGGCCGAGCTTACATGAGCCATGCAGTTGTGGGTGGAAAGTTTCTGATACGCTGCGCCATTGGAGGGACTTTGACGGAGGAACGCCACGTGGTTGGGTTGTGGGAGTTGATCCAGGAGAAAGCAGCCCTCTT acttGAAAATGCTTTCATACctaa gaaAATTAACATAGTTTCATGA